Within bacterium, the genomic segment TTTGGAGTCCGGGACCCTGGGCGCCGTCGAGATCCGGCCGATTCAGGAATTCGGGCAATACTAAAAAGCCGCCCGCCGACACCCAAGGAAATTTCTTCAGTTCTGCGAGTGGATCGGTCTTGGTTAGTTAGAATTTGCTTCCGCCGGGTTTTGTGGCAAAGTCGGCCCATGAAATTGTCCAAAGGCGCTAGGGCCCTCCTCGTTCTTTTCTATCTAGTTCCACTCTTCGGTTGCGGCTCGGGCGAGGGCTCGCTCAGCCCCGAGCTGGAAGCCTCCTTGCGAGAGATCGTCGAGCAGAAAAAAGCCGAATTCGGGATCCCCGGCGTCATGGCCGGCGTTTGGATCCCCGGCGAGGGCGAGCTCATCATCGAAAACGGCCTCTCCGACATCGCCAGCGGAACGCCGATTCAACGGGAGGATCACTTCCGGATCGGCAGCATCACCAAGTCTTTCACCGTCACGGTCATCCTTCAGCTCGCCGAGGAGGGCCGGCTCAGCCTCAGCGATCCGGTCGAGCAATACCTTCCCGGAATTGAAAATGGCACTGCCACCCTGGCCCAGCTTGCCGACATGACCAGCGGCATCTTCAACTACACCGAGGACGCCGGATTCGTCGCCGAGTTCGTCGCGGATTTCCTCCGCAAGTGGCAGGCCCAGGAGCTGATCGACGTCGCCGATTCCAATGCTCCTTATTTTCCGCCGGGCGAAAATTGGCATTATTCCAACACCAATACCGTCATTTTGGGCGTGATCGTCGAGCAGGTGACCGGCCGGCCGGTTGGGCAAGAGATCCAGGAAAGGATTTTGAACCCCCTCGGTTTGAACGGCACCCTATATCCCACCGGCCCCGATCTTCCGAGCCCCTTCGTTCACGGCTATGGCTTCGATCCCTTGGAGGACCTCAGCTTCGCCGATCCTTCCTCCTCCGCCGGCTCGGGCGCGATGATCTCCACCCTGGACGATCTGCGGAAATGGGGCGAAGGCTTGGGGACCGGCGCTACCTTGAGCCCGGCCACCTTTAGTCAGCGCCTCGACAGCCTTCGGCCGATCGTTTTCAGCCCTTGCGCCGACAATGATCCGCAGCGGCCGAAAAGAGAATGTCCTGAATACGACCGATACGGCCAGGGAATGGGCGAGCTGAACGGATGGATCGGCCACACCGGCGAGTTCGTCGGCTATACCATGCTGGTCATGTACGAGCCGAACCGCGGCTCAGTGGTGGTGATTTTGGCCAATATCTTCGGCGTCGGCGAGCATGTGCCGACCAAGATCTTCCGAGAATTCGCCGCGATCTTGCCTCAATAGATAAAGGTGCTGAGATGATTTTTCGCTGCTTGCTGATATTTTTCGCCCTGACCTTCGCCGAACCGGCTCGAGCCGGCTCTCCCGAAGCTTCTCCAGTTTCGGAGAAGCGGCTTCAAACCTATTTGGCCAAGCAGCTGCCGGCTCGCGGTTTATCCTTGGAATGCGTGTATTGGATCATGGAAGACTCGACCGCGAAATACGTCGAATACGCGGTGCGGGAAAAGCACGGCGGGTCCTGCCCGGGCGACCCGGCGGTCTCTCCCATCGTCGATCGGTATCGAGTGCCGGCTGGCAAGGGTCGAATCCAGACTTACGATCCGGTCGAAGACCGCTGGCGCTAGAAGGACATTTCGACCGGTGCCCGCAAAAAGCTCTGGGTGACGAAGTTGGCATAGAGCATTTTGAGGGTCACGATATTCCCCTCATCGTCATAGGTCGCCTCGAAGCGCAAGTTGCTGCGATTGATCGTTTGCTGGGTTCCCTTGAACCAGCCGGTGGCTTCGAGGATTTCGGGGGCGTCGATCTCGGTCGCAATGACGAAGCTGCGCCCACTGAACGACGGCACCGACCGATCCAGGGTCTGGGGAAAGGTCTTGGCCACTAGCGAGATGAAGCCGTCGGCCTCCCGGTCCTCGAGCTCGCCGTCATTATTCCGGTCGTGATAATGGGTGAAGGTGATGCCGAATTGCCCCGTGATGAAGGCGGGGAGGGGAGCATCGTGGTGGATCTTGGCGACCCGTGCTCCGGATTGATCGTAACACCAGGCATTGTAAGCTCCGCCCAGGACCTCTTCGTCGGTATAACCGTCGTAAAATAGCTGACCATGGCAGGCCAGGAATTTGATTTTATCCAACTCGGTCTCTTGGCGCCCGAAGAGGACCGAGGGGACCGCGGCGAAAGCCAATATCCAAATCTTGAGAAGAATCGATTTCATGGGACACCCCTTTCTTAAACCCTGCCGTATTTTTTCACCCCGTTTTCTGGCTGTCAACGCAGGGGACATTTTTATAAAATGGCAAAATGAGCAAGTTTCCACCCGGCTTGCTGGTTTGCCTTCTCCTGCTGCCTTTGACGCTGGGCTGTGAAAGGTCGGCCCGGCGAAGCGAAGGGCCCGGCTCGGGGAGCTTGGACTTTACTTCCCAGGTGGGCGAGGCGCCCGCCCGCCGCGGTCCCGACTTCCTTAAAATCAATGGGGTTTTCGTCCCGACCCGGCGAATCAAGATCAAAAGCGAGTTCAGCGGAAGAGTGGAAAACCTCACAGTCGCCAAAGGAACCCTCGTCGCCAGGCAGAACCCGCTATTTAGGATCGAGGACGACCAGCTTTTCGATCAACTGGCCTTTCTGCGCTCCCAGTTGCAGTCCGCCGAGATGCAACTCGAGCGGATCGGAGCTTTGGCCAACTTCGAGGGGCCGGTGGAGGAAATCCAAGAGGAATCCATGGTCGAGGTGGAGGCCGAAGCCCCGATCGAAGAAGTGGTGGCGTATCGGGAGCCCACCTTCACCCGACTGGCTTCGGAAGTCGAATTCACTTCGGCCGACGCCGGCGGCATTTGGCCGGCGGTCGATCCGAGAGTGATTGCGAGGTCCCATGACGCTCCGGATGCCGGAGGGATTTGGCCCTCCTACGGCGTACGGGAAATGGTGAACGGGGAAGGGCCCCTCTCGGATTGGTCGGCCTATTTCGCGGCCGCCTCGGTGCCGATGCCCGCCAGCAGCACCGAATTCACTCGAGTGCAATACGAGATACTCACCCAGCCGCGGAGGGTCGAGCTCCCGAGCGAAGCGGCAGTCCCGGCCATGCCGGTGGCCTCGGACGCCGAAAGCCGCCTCGCTTTGTATCAAGCCCAGGTCGATTTGATGAGGGCGACCATCGCCGCGATGGAAAATGAACTGGTGAGGAGGGAAGTTTCCTCGCCTTTGGATGGGCGGATTCAAGAGGTGGTGGTTTCCGAGGGCAGCGAGGTCCAGGCCGGCGATTTTCTCGTGGAAATTTATCAAGTGAATCCGATCGAGTTCAGCTTTCAAATTCCCAAGGATCAGGTCGACTTTTTGGAGCTGGGGATGAAGGTCAAGGGCCAGCTCTCGGATCCGCCGATCCTGGCCTTCGAGGGGGAAATTTCATACATCGGAGCCGAGCTCAATGCCGACAATGAAACCGTCGAAGTCCGGGCTCGGATCGACAACGCCGACGATGCGCTCAAGGTCGGTTCGAAAGGCAGCGCCGAGATCGATCTAGGATCGAGCGTGGCGGCGCAAGCTCCCTGATTCCCAAACATGGGCCTCGGGCCCTTTGCCCGGATGACAATGGGCGTGCCCAAGCGCGTAACCGCATCGGTTACGCGACTTGAGCCGAGCCCCTTCAACCCGGCTTACAGGTCCGGCCGTCCAAGCAATTGGCCTTGGCTGAAGCTAGGTCGGCCCCGATGATAATCGGAAGATGAATCGGTGGCTTCCATACTTTGGGTGAATTCTTTCGGGCGAGGATGAAATAAATTTCACCCGTCTTGTGGACATTTTCGACCGTGGGCGATCAACGCGGCTTGGATCCGGGAGCTGACGTCCAATTTCGCGAGGATGTGGTTCACGTGGGAATGGATCGTCGAGGCGCTGACGAATAAGCGCCGCCCGATCTGGCGGTCGGTCAGGCCCAGGGCGATGAATTTAAGCACTTGGGTTTCGGTCTTCGTCAATCGATGGCTGACGGCGATCTCCATCAAGTGCGGCGAGACGCCGGGATCCTCCGCTTCGGCCACGATGAAGTAGGCGCCGTTTCGGTTGCGGGCCAGGCGCAAGTCGACAAGGATGGGATCTCCATCCTTGCGGGGAATTTCCAGCGTCGTCGCGGGTATGGTCGAGTTGGGGTTCTTGCCCAGGAGCTTCGCCAACCCGGCTGCGGCCTTCCTTAAGGCCTCGGGGACCCTTTTCTTTCCAAGCTGGGTGATCTGGAACAGCTCGTCGGCTCGTTTTGAAGCCCAAAAGAATGCACCTCGCGAATCGAAGGCCACGATAGGCTGTCGGCTGTATTCGAAGAGAGTCTCGAGGAAGGGCTGGGATTTCAGCCGTTCTTCGAGCCGGAAATTGCGGCCAGCGAAGGTTTCGAAGGCCGGCATGAAGTTCGCCATGAGGAGCCGCTCGCGCTCGCTGAAATCCGGCTGCCGAAAGGTTCGGGCGACCATGATTCCGACCATGCCCGGCTCGTACATCTCGCAATCGCTGATCCGCAGGTGCAGGAAGTTATCGATGGAATTGCGGGTGGCGCACTCGTTGTAGGCGGGGCTGGAAAGGTATTCCTTCCACTTGGGCATGCTGGCGCCATGCAGGATCCATGGGTTGAAGCGCAGCAAGTTCTCTTGGAGCAGGTCGATGCCGAAATAATTTTGGGAGTAAAAGGGGACGCTTTCCACCATTCCGCCGGCCAAGGGGACGATTTGGCGGTCTTCATTGCACCAATAGAGCAGGGAAGTGCTGGTGTCGAAAAGCCGGTCGAGGAGCGGCAATACCTGAGCGCTGAAATCGGCGAGGTCCACCGCCTCATGGGTGGCGCGAACGATGTCTCCCTGCACTCTCTCTTGTTCGGTGGATGTCAGCACAATAAACCCCGGTTCGACATAATAGGTGAATTCCGGACGCCGTTCCAACCCAAAAAATCACCCTTCGTCTGGAAGAAGCCTTCGGAGCCGCTCCCTATAATCGGGTCGAATCGATTGATCACCAGAAAGGAGTCATCCTATGAGCTGTACCAAACGCTCGCTTTTCGCATTTTCCATCCTTGGACTCTTCGTCCTGGCCTGCTCGGCGGCCAGCGCCGGCCCGCTTTACGACGACCAGTGCTATCCGGCCGTGACCAACACCGAAGGAATGAATCCCTTCGACAGGCTTGAGGCGGTCGAAGAGATCAAGAAAACCAAGGCCCGGTACTTCCGTTGCATGGATAACAAGGACTGGGATTGTTTCCAAGACACCATGACCGACGATATCGACTTCAACGTCAGTGGCGCGCTCTATGCGCTGGATGAAAGCGGCAATGCCCACAAGAGCGGGGATGTCGTCATCGACCCCAATCAAATCGACCAGAGCTTCTGGCAGGTGAACGGGGCGGTCAACGTCCGCTTCTGGGAGGCTGGGGCCCTGACCGGCGCCCAAACCATGCACCAAGGGCACATGCCAGAGGTCACCCTGACCTCGCCGGATACGGCGGTGGCCTGCTTCACCCTGACCCACCACCTGCGATTCCCGATGTTCAACCCCTTCGCCGGCACTCCGCTCGAATCCTTCCTGCCTTCCCAGCCACCTCATCCCGAGCTCTTCGGCTACGGTTTTTACCGGGAGGAGTATGAGAGGGGCAACGACGGCAAATGGCGCATCAGTCATCTCCGTTTCCATACTTTCCGGGTCGACATCACGTACCAGCGTTAGAAGACCAGGCCCAGGCCCAAGGCCAGGGTGTCCTGCACGGTGGAGGAATGAAAGGCTCGCCTGCTGCTTTGATCGTGACGATGTTCAAGGCGCAGGCGGAGCCATTTCCACGGCCGGACCTGGCTGGTCGAAGTGGCGCTTAGTCTGATCGCCATTTACGCCTTCATCGGATTTCTCGGATTCTGGATGGGGGTGATGGGCACATCGGATCGCCCTAATCCGTCATTCGGGCCACCCAGGTTTTTCCATCGGGCCGTTTGATGAGGGCCTTGTTTTTTTGGGGCTGGATCCGGACCTCCAACACATCACCGGTTTGAAAAGTCGGGCTGTAATCCTTGCCGGGACGGGCTTCGTAGACCAGCGAATGGCGGGTTTCGCCCAATTGAATGGTGAAATGGAGGACCCTGGCCTGATAGGGCCGGGAGCTCATAAAATGGACCTCGCCGAAGGATTCGCCGACGAATTGAGACCGGGTCACCGAGCTCTCGCTGAAGCTGAGAACCTTGGCCAATTGGTACTCGGAAGGATTCTTGGCACTTCCATCGGCGGAATAAAGGAAAAGTAGGCTGCCAAGCACCAAAATGAAGGTTTTCTTCATGGGAAGACTATAGGAGCTGTCGGCGGAGTTGTGAAGCTTTGTCCTGGGCGGCGGGCAATAGGCCTTGTCATCGACTTCCTGAATTGCTCTGATGGGGATATGAAGCTGCTGGCGATGATGTTGCTCGGCTTTTGTCTGCCCATCCTTCTTTGGGCCCAGAGCGGGTTCCGCGGCGGGAAGCTCCAAAGTCTCCGCCCGGCGACCGGTTCGAGCCAACTTTCGGGTCGTTCGGTCGAGTTGGTGGACGAATC encodes:
- a CDS encoding serine hydrolase domain-containing protein, which translates into the protein MKLSKGARALLVLFYLVPLFGCGSGEGSLSPELEASLREIVEQKKAEFGIPGVMAGVWIPGEGELIIENGLSDIASGTPIQREDHFRIGSITKSFTVTVILQLAEEGRLSLSDPVEQYLPGIENGTATLAQLADMTSGIFNYTEDAGFVAEFVADFLRKWQAQELIDVADSNAPYFPPGENWHYSNTNTVILGVIVEQVTGRPVGQEIQERILNPLGLNGTLYPTGPDLPSPFVHGYGFDPLEDLSFADPSSSAGSGAMISTLDDLRKWGEGLGTGATLSPATFSQRLDSLRPIVFSPCADNDPQRPKRECPEYDRYGQGMGELNGWIGHTGEFVGYTMLVMYEPNRGSVVVILANIFGVGEHVPTKIFREFAAILPQ
- a CDS encoding efflux RND transporter periplasmic adaptor subunit, with the translated sequence MSKFPPGLLVCLLLLPLTLGCERSARRSEGPGSGSLDFTSQVGEAPARRGPDFLKINGVFVPTRRIKIKSEFSGRVENLTVAKGTLVARQNPLFRIEDDQLFDQLAFLRSQLQSAEMQLERIGALANFEGPVEEIQEESMVEVEAEAPIEEVVAYREPTFTRLASEVEFTSADAGGIWPAVDPRVIARSHDAPDAGGIWPSYGVREMVNGEGPLSDWSAYFAAASVPMPASSTEFTRVQYEILTQPRRVELPSEAAVPAMPVASDAESRLALYQAQVDLMRATIAAMENELVRREVSSPLDGRIQEVVVSEGSEVQAGDFLVEIYQVNPIEFSFQIPKDQVDFLELGMKVKGQLSDPPILAFEGEISYIGAELNADNETVEVRARIDNADDALKVGSKGSAEIDLGSSVAAQAP
- a CDS encoding response regulator transcription factor — its product is MLTSTEQERVQGDIVRATHEAVDLADFSAQVLPLLDRLFDTSTSLLYWCNEDRQIVPLAGGMVESVPFYSQNYFGIDLLQENLLRFNPWILHGASMPKWKEYLSSPAYNECATRNSIDNFLHLRISDCEMYEPGMVGIMVARTFRQPDFSERERLLMANFMPAFETFAGRNFRLEERLKSQPFLETLFEYSRQPIVAFDSRGAFFWASKRADELFQITQLGKKRVPEALRKAAAGLAKLLGKNPNSTIPATTLEIPRKDGDPILVDLRLARNRNGAYFIVAEAEDPGVSPHLMEIAVSHRLTKTETQVLKFIALGLTDRQIGRRLFVSASTIHSHVNHILAKLDVSSRIQAALIAHGRKCPQDG
- a CDS encoding nuclear transport factor 2 family protein, yielding MSCTKRSLFAFSILGLFVLACSAASAGPLYDDQCYPAVTNTEGMNPFDRLEAVEEIKKTKARYFRCMDNKDWDCFQDTMTDDIDFNVSGALYALDESGNAHKSGDVVIDPNQIDQSFWQVNGAVNVRFWEAGALTGAQTMHQGHMPEVTLTSPDTAVACFTLTHHLRFPMFNPFAGTPLESFLPSQPPHPELFGYGFYREEYERGNDGKWRISHLRFHTFRVDITYQR